The DNA sequence ACTCTTCACGGGTATGATAACCATAGTAAATTTAACAATATCAATAATTTTAAGGAGTAAATCATATGTGCGGAATTGTCGGATATATCGGGTGTAAAGAAGCAGTCAAGGTTTTATTAGACGGCATCAAAAGACTCGAATATCGCGGATATGATTCTTCTGGAATGGCATTTATTCAGAATGGTATTTTACATTGTGAAAAGGCTGTGGGTAAGATAGCTGAGTTAGAAAAGAGACTAAATGGGAATAATTTTCATACCTCTTTAGGCATTGTTCATACACGATGGGCGACACATGGTGCCCCTACCACGGAGAATGCTCATCCTCATGTTGACTGCAATAACGAAATTGCCGTAGTACACAACGGAATTATTGAGAATTATGATTATTTAAAATCAAAATTAGAGCAGGAAGGACACATCTTTAAAAGCGAAACGGATACAGAAGTACTAGCCCATCTTATTGAAAAATATTTTCATGGTGATCTTGAAACAGCCGTCATGGAAGCATTACGAGAGGTAGAGGGAACGTATGGTATTGCAGTAATTTCCCAGAAAAATCCCCGAAAAATTGTAGCGGCAAGGAAAGGATCGCCCTTAATGATAGGGATTGGAAATCAAGAATATTTTATAACCTCTGATGTTTCTGCTTCGCTGGAACATACCCGGGATGTGGTGTACCTGGATGATAATGAGATAGCCATTCTCACACCGGACCGCTACGAAACGAAGACCATACAAAACATCCGCACGCATAAAAAAGTTGAAGAAATACTATGGAATCTGGATATGATTGAGAAGGGTGGCTATGAACACTTTATGCTGAAAGAAATTCATGAGCAACCTCAATCCCTAAGGAACGTTATGCGTGGGCGGGTGGAAAGTAATAACGACTCAGTAAGATTGGGAGGATTAATCCATTGCGAGCAAGACCTCCGGCAGGCCAGGCGTATCATAATTGTAGCCTGCGGCACATCATGGCACGCAGGGCTTGTAGGTGAATACATGCTGGAAGAGTTTGCACGCATACCGGTTGAAGTAGAGTACGCCTCTGAATTTCGATATCGAAACCCTGTGATCGAAAAAGATACCATTGTAATTGCTATAAGTCAGTCTGGAGAAACGGCAGATACCCTGGCAGCTATACGGGAAGCCAGACAGAAGGGCGCCAAGATACTCTCCATCTGCAATGTTGTCGGCAGTACGATAGCAAGGGAAGCCGATGGCGGAATTTATTTACATATCGGCCCGGAGATTGGCGTTGCATCTACCAAAGCCTTTACAGCACAAATCGCGGTGCTTTATTTATTCACCTCTTACATGAGAAGTCTTAGATGTCCATCTTCCCCATTAGACTCAAATATGATTAAGGATATACAATCCATACCGGAAAAGATCCAAACTATCCTTAACATGGAAGAACATATCATTGAACTTGCAAAGTTATACAAAGATAATGAACATACTCTTTATCTGGGAAGAGGATACAACTACCCCGTAGCGCTTGAAGGCGCATTAAAGCTCAAAGAGATATCATATATCCACGCCGAAGGTTATCCCGCAGCAGAGATGAAGCATGGACCTATTGCCCTCATAAACAAAGATATGCCCGTAGTCTTTATTGCAACAAGAGATAATGTTTACGGTAAGATTTTAAACAATATCGAAGAGGTTAAATCCAGAAAAGGAAAAGTAATTGCAATTGCAACTGAGGGAGATGATCAAATTGCAGAAAAGGTAAATCACGTCCTTTACATACCAA is a window from the Candidatus Jettenia sp. genome containing:
- the glmS gene encoding glutamine--fructose-6-phosphate transaminase (isomerizing); translation: MCGIVGYIGCKEAVKVLLDGIKRLEYRGYDSSGMAFIQNGILHCEKAVGKIAELEKRLNGNNFHTSLGIVHTRWATHGAPTTENAHPHVDCNNEIAVVHNGIIENYDYLKSKLEQEGHIFKSETDTEVLAHLIEKYFHGDLETAVMEALREVEGTYGIAVISQKNPRKIVAARKGSPLMIGIGNQEYFITSDVSASLEHTRDVVYLDDNEIAILTPDRYETKTIQNIRTHKKVEEILWNLDMIEKGGYEHFMLKEIHEQPQSLRNVMRGRVESNNDSVRLGGLIHCEQDLRQARRIIIVACGTSWHAGLVGEYMLEEFARIPVEVEYASEFRYRNPVIEKDTIVIAISQSGETADTLAAIREARQKGAKILSICNVVGSTIAREADGGIYLHIGPEIGVASTKAFTAQIAVLYLFTSYMRSLRCPSSPLDSNMIKDIQSIPEKIQTILNMEEHIIELAKLYKDNEHTLYLGRGYNYPVALEGALKLKEISYIHAEGYPAAEMKHGPIALINKDMPVVFIATRDNVYGKILNNIEEVKSRKGKVIAIATEGDDQIAEKVNHVLYIPKTTDVLTPLLSVIPLQLLAYHMAVMRGCDVDKPRNLAKSVTVE